A part of Capsicum annuum cultivar UCD-10X-F1 chromosome 6, UCD10Xv1.1, whole genome shotgun sequence genomic DNA contains:
- the LOC107875404 gene encoding zinc finger CCHC domain-containing protein 10, translating into MASSKNEEGGGAQDAAERIKAAALSAAKGLSRAQAERAATAAARNVNAYGQKEEGPSRWQERKEAKRQMYLMSTEKQVRLGERKDKASGSTLGATSQCQKCFQTGHWTYECKNERVYISRPSRTQQLKNPKLRMKVSISYDLENPDIEKEMKSEKSVKKSKRKHKSDTESGSDSEASVFESDSEASSVTGSDYSSGSDSSYSSTDSEEDKRRKRKKKKQQKKKKRRHRKYSSTSESSDSYSDSESDAEERTSRKKSSKRHSRKR; encoded by the coding sequence ATGGCATCCtctaaaaatgaagaaggtgGTGGTGCTCAGGATGCAGCAGAACGGATTAAAGCTGCAGCCTTGTCAGCTGCTAAGGGTTTGAGTCGTGCTCAAGCTGAGCGTgctgctactgctgctgctagAAATGTCAATGCATATGGCCAGAAGGAAGAAGGACCCAGTCGATGGCAGGAAAGAAAAGAAGCTAAGAGGCAGATGTATTTAATGAGTACTGAGAAACAGGTGAGACTGGGTGAAAGGAAAGACAAGGCTTCAGGTTCCACGCTTGGTGCTACTTCACAATGTCAGAAATGTTTCCAGACAGGGCACTGGACTTATGAGTGCAAGAATGAGAGGGTGTATATATCACGACCATCTCGTACGCAGCAACTGAAAAATCCAAAGTTGAGGATGAAAGTATCAATATCTTATGATCTAGAAAACCCAGATATTGAGAaggagatgaagagtgaaaaatctGTGAAGAAGAGTAAGAGGAAGCATAAGTCAGATACAGAGTCAGGAAGTGATAGTGAGGCTTCAGTGTTCGAATCTGACAGTGAGGCATCATCAGTCACAGGGTCAGATTATTCTTCTGGGAGTGACTCAAGCTATAGTTCAACTGATTCAGAGGAAGAtaagaggaggaagaggaagaaaaagaagcagcagaagaagaagaagagaagacaCCGGAAATACAGCTCAACATCTGAATCCTCTGATTCATACTCAGATTCTGAGTCTGATGCTGAAGAGCGGACTAGCCGTAAGAAGAGCAGCAAGAGGCATAGCAGAAAGCGGTGA